A genomic region of Pseudomonas sp. RSB 5.4 contains the following coding sequences:
- the cysB gene encoding HTH-type transcriptional regulator CysB, producing MKLQQLRYIWEVAHHDLNVSATAQSLYTSQPGISKQIRLLEDELGVEVFARSGKHLTRVTPAGERIITTAGEILRKVESIKQIAQEFSNEKKGTLSIATTHTQARYALPPVISNFIKQYPDVALHMHQGSPMQIAEMAADGTVDFAIATEALELFGDLVMMPCYRWNRCVVVPQGHPLTKLPKLTLEALAEYPIVTYVFGFTGRSKLDEAFSHRGLTPKVVFTAADADVIKTYVRLGLGVGIVAKMAVDTKLDNDLVVLDASELFESSITKIGFRRGTFLRGFMCDFIEKFAPHLTREVMAKAIQCHNKQELEELFDGVELPVH from the coding sequence ATGAAGCTTCAACAATTGCGCTACATCTGGGAAGTGGCGCACCACGACCTCAACGTTTCCGCTACAGCCCAAAGCCTTTACACCTCGCAACCGGGTATCAGTAAACAAATCCGCCTGCTGGAAGACGAACTCGGCGTTGAAGTGTTTGCCCGCAGCGGCAAGCACTTGACCCGCGTCACCCCGGCCGGCGAACGCATCATCACCACCGCAGGGGAAATCCTGCGCAAGGTCGAAAGCATCAAGCAGATTGCCCAGGAATTCTCCAACGAGAAGAAAGGCACCCTGTCTATCGCCACCACCCACACCCAGGCGCGTTATGCATTGCCGCCGGTGATCAGCAATTTCATCAAGCAATACCCGGACGTGGCGCTGCACATGCATCAGGGTTCGCCGATGCAGATCGCCGAGATGGCCGCTGACGGCACCGTCGATTTCGCCATCGCCACCGAAGCGCTGGAACTGTTCGGCGATCTGGTGATGATGCCGTGCTATCGCTGGAACCGTTGCGTGGTCGTGCCGCAGGGCCACCCGCTGACCAAGCTGCCGAAGCTGACCCTTGAAGCGCTGGCCGAATACCCGATCGTGACATACGTGTTCGGTTTCACTGGCCGTTCGAAACTCGACGAAGCCTTCAGCCATCGCGGCCTGACGCCGAAAGTGGTGTTCACCGCTGCCGACGCCGACGTGATCAAAACCTACGTGCGCCTGGGTCTGGGTGTGGGCATCGTCGCCAAGATGGCGGTCGACACCAAGCTCGATAACGACCTGGTGGTGCTGGATGCCAGCGAATTGTTCGAGTCGAGCATTACCAAGATCGGTTTCCGTCGCGGTACTTTCCTGCGTGGTTTCATGTGCGACTTCATCGAGAAGTTCGCCCCGCACCTGACCCGCGAAGTGATGGCCAAAGCCATCCAGTGCCACAACAAGCAGGAACTGGAAGAGCTGTTCGACGGCGTCGAACTGCCAGTCCACTGA
- the earP gene encoding elongation factor P maturation arginine rhamnosyltransferase EarP: MSVPKTRWDIFCTVVDNYGDIGVTWRLARQLVAEHALAVRLWVDDLRAFERICPEIDINLAQQSQQGVEVRHWPSDWPQTEAADVVIAAFACQLPPAYMDAMAERQRPPLWMNLDYLSAEDWVTGCHGLQSVKYKSVQKFFFFPGFQPGTGGLLREGGLLERRRHFQQDAAAQRQFLQGLGVDRAADSQLISLFAYENAGLASWLDVLAADSTPTHLLVPEGRILGDVARWLGVDSLAIGDLNVRQALTVQVLPFVRQDQYDQLLWCCDFNAVRGEDSFVRAQWAGRPMLWHIYQQDEDIHLDKLDAFLALYTKGLSPAAAEAINGLWRAWSAGQPIGEHWLEARKHWSQLQDNAEAWCLEQGLQADLATALVRFYLNWI; the protein is encoded by the coding sequence ATGTCGGTACCGAAAACCCGCTGGGATATTTTTTGCACCGTGGTCGACAACTATGGCGACATCGGTGTGACCTGGCGTCTTGCCCGCCAACTGGTGGCCGAGCATGCGCTGGCGGTGCGTCTGTGGGTCGATGACCTGCGCGCCTTCGAACGTATCTGCCCCGAGATCGACATCAACCTTGCCCAGCAATCGCAGCAGGGCGTCGAGGTGCGGCACTGGCCGAGCGACTGGCCGCAAACGGAAGCCGCCGATGTGGTGATCGCCGCATTTGCCTGTCAGTTGCCACCGGCGTACATGGACGCCATGGCCGAGCGGCAACGGCCACCACTGTGGATGAACCTCGATTACCTCAGCGCCGAAGACTGGGTAACCGGTTGTCATGGCTTGCAGTCGGTGAAGTACAAGTCGGTACAGAAATTCTTTTTCTTTCCCGGATTTCAGCCGGGGACCGGCGGCTTGCTGCGTGAAGGCGGTCTGCTTGAGCGTCGTCGGCATTTTCAGCAGGATGCCGCTGCACAGCGACAATTCCTGCAAGGCCTGGGTGTCGATCGCGCAGCGGATTCGCAACTGATCTCCTTGTTTGCCTACGAAAATGCCGGGCTGGCCAGTTGGCTGGATGTGCTGGCGGCCGATAGCACACCGACCCATTTGCTGGTGCCGGAGGGGCGGATTCTCGGTGATGTCGCGCGCTGGCTCGGAGTCGATTCGCTGGCCATCGGTGATTTGAACGTGCGTCAGGCGCTGACGGTGCAGGTGCTGCCGTTCGTCCGTCAGGATCAATACGATCAGTTGCTGTGGTGCTGCGATTTCAACGCGGTGCGTGGGGAAGACTCGTTCGTCCGCGCACAGTGGGCCGGGCGACCGATGCTCTGGCACATCTATCAGCAGGACGAAGACATCCATCTCGACAAGCTCGACGCCTTTCTCGCGCTCTATACCAAAGGGCTTTCACCGGCCGCTGCCGAGGCGATCAACGGTCTGTGGCGGGCCTGGAGCGCCGGACAACCGATTGGCGAGCACTGGCTGGAGGCCCGTAAACACTGGTCGCAATTGCAGGACAACGCCGAAGCATGGTGTCTGGAACAAGGCTTGCAGGCGGATCTTGCCACGGCGCTGGTAAGGTTTTACCTAAATTGGATATGA
- a CDS encoding GreA/GreB family elongation factor, giving the protein MNKHTVHQLILDKLRVDLDIAERAAQTAYETATHEENIAENKYDTLGLEASYLAAGQAKRVEEIRQSLALCQNLTLRAYDENRGIEIGALLGLEDEKGREQWLFLAPDAAGLKVDVVGQPITVITPRSPLGKSLLGKFEGDEVEILVAGTRQQFAVTEVL; this is encoded by the coding sequence ATGAACAAGCACACCGTCCACCAACTGATCCTCGACAAACTGCGCGTCGACCTCGACATCGCCGAGCGCGCCGCGCAGACCGCTTACGAAACCGCGACCCACGAAGAGAACATCGCCGAGAACAAGTACGACACCCTTGGGCTTGAAGCCTCTTATCTGGCAGCAGGTCAGGCGAAACGCGTCGAGGAAATCCGCCAGTCACTGGCGCTGTGCCAGAACCTGACACTGCGCGCCTATGACGAAAATCGCGGCATCGAGATCGGCGCCCTGCTCGGCCTGGAGGACGAAAAGGGTCGCGAGCAATGGCTGTTTCTGGCGCCGGATGCGGCGGGCCTGAAAGTCGATGTGGTGGGTCAGCCGATTACCGTCATCACCCCGCGCTCGCCGCTGGGCAAAAGCCTGCTGGGCAAGTTCGAGGGCGATGAGGTGGAGATTCTGGTGGCGGGCACCCGGCAACAGTTCGCTGTCACCGAGGTGCTGTGA
- a CDS encoding 5'-nucleotidase codes for MAKNIDDKLVLAISSRALFDLSESHKVYLASGVEAYRQYQIEHEDEILAPGDAFPLVEKLLSLNSRLDRARVEVILVSRNSADTGLRAFNSIHHYGLDISRAAFVGGRSPYPYLKAFGCDLFLSTHAEDVRAALDAGFAAATILSGGASRAASDELRIAFDGDAVLFSDESERVYQSGGLLAFQAKERESAREPLRGGPFKGFLAALNALQREFPEDDCPIRTALVTARSAPAHERVIRTLREWDIRLDESLFLGGLTKSAFLEAFAADVFFDDQAGHCEAAREVVATGHVPHGISNEPSI; via the coding sequence ATGGCCAAGAACATCGATGACAAACTGGTGCTGGCGATTTCGTCTCGTGCCCTGTTCGACCTGAGCGAGAGTCACAAGGTCTACCTGGCGAGCGGCGTCGAAGCCTATCGGCAATATCAGATCGAACACGAAGACGAGATCCTCGCGCCCGGCGATGCCTTTCCTTTGGTGGAAAAACTCCTCAGCCTCAACAGTCGCCTCGACCGCGCCCGGGTCGAGGTGATTCTGGTTTCGCGCAACAGCGCCGATACCGGCCTGCGCGCCTTCAATTCGATTCACCACTATGGACTGGATATCTCGCGGGCGGCATTCGTCGGTGGGCGCAGTCCTTATCCCTACCTCAAGGCTTTTGGCTGTGACTTGTTCCTGTCGACGCACGCAGAAGATGTGCGCGCTGCGCTGGACGCCGGGTTTGCCGCGGCGACGATTCTCTCCGGCGGGGCCAGTCGTGCCGCCAGTGATGAGTTGCGCATCGCCTTCGACGGCGACGCGGTGCTGTTTTCCGATGAGTCCGAACGTGTATATCAGTCCGGCGGGCTGCTGGCGTTTCAGGCCAAGGAACGTGAGTCTGCGCGCGAGCCGTTACGCGGTGGGCCGTTCAAAGGTTTTCTGGCGGCGCTCAATGCGCTGCAACGCGAGTTCCCCGAGGACGACTGCCCGATCCGCACGGCGCTGGTCACCGCGCGTTCGGCACCGGCACATGAGCGGGTGATTCGTACATTGCGCGAGTGGGACATCCGCCTCGACGAGTCGCTGTTCCTTGGCGGGCTGACCAAATCGGCGTTTCTCGAAGCCTTCGCTGCCGATGTGTTTTTCGACGATCAGGCCGGCCACTGCGAGGCCGCCCGCGAAGTGGTCGCCACCGGTCACGTACCGCACGGCATCAGCAACGAACCATCGATCTAA
- a CDS encoding elongation factor P translates to MKTGKELKPGTVIRIDNDPWLVQKAEFTKSGRNSAIMKTKLKNLLTGYKTETVYGADDKLDDVILDRKEATLSFISGDTYTFMDTTDYTMYELNAEDIESVLPFVEEGMTDVCEAVFFEERLVSVELPTTIVRQVDYTEGSARGDTSGKVMKPAKLKNGTELSVADFIEIGDMIEIDTREGGSYKGRAK, encoded by the coding sequence ATGAAAACTGGTAAAGAACTCAAACCCGGTACCGTGATCCGTATCGACAACGATCCTTGGCTGGTTCAGAAAGCTGAATTCACCAAGTCGGGCCGTAACAGCGCGATCATGAAGACCAAGCTGAAGAACCTGCTGACCGGTTACAAGACCGAAACCGTTTACGGTGCGGACGACAAGCTGGACGACGTGATCCTCGACCGCAAAGAAGCGACCCTGTCCTTCATCAGCGGCGACACCTACACGTTCATGGACACCACTGACTACACCATGTACGAGCTGAACGCCGAAGACATCGAAAGCGTTCTGCCTTTCGTTGAAGAAGGCATGACCGACGTTTGCGAAGCCGTGTTCTTCGAAGAGCGTCTGGTTTCCGTAGAACTGCCGACCACTATCGTGCGTCAGGTTGACTACACCGAAGGTTCCGCTCGCGGTGACACTTCCGGCAAGGTGATGAAGCCTGCCAAACTGAAGAACGGTACCGAGCTGTCGGTTGCTGACTTCATCGAAATCGGCGACATGATCGAGATCGATACCCGCGAAGGCGGTTCCTACAAAGGCCGTGCCAAATAA
- a CDS encoding DUF1127 domain-containing protein, whose product MKGQKVYVSDERVPVHLISDLLHKFSRWYELHRERELLASLSDEALKDIGVSRADVEHEAIRPFWDDPMHK is encoded by the coding sequence ATGAAAGGTCAAAAAGTCTATGTCAGTGATGAAAGAGTGCCAGTGCACCTGATCTCGGATCTGCTGCACAAGTTTAGCCGCTGGTACGAATTGCACCGTGAACGTGAGTTGCTCGCCAGTCTGAGTGACGAAGCGTTGAAGGACATCGGGGTCAGCCGGGCTGACGTTGAGCACGAGGCCATCCGGCCGTTCTGGGACGATCCGATGCATAAATGA
- a CDS encoding MarR family transcriptional regulator, translating into MTTERDTPDNCDHLLLDNQACFALHSTSLMMTKVYKPLLQALGLTYPQYLAMMVLWEKDGLTVGEISTRLLTDPGSLTPLLKRLEGEGLLSRTRSREDERVVIVELTPQGRALREQAKSVPQCILGASGFTVERLQNLQAELQVLRSHLQDSLTG; encoded by the coding sequence ATGACCACCGAACGCGACACCCCCGACAACTGCGATCACCTGCTGCTGGATAACCAGGCCTGCTTCGCCCTGCACTCCACTTCGCTGATGATGACCAAGGTCTACAAGCCACTACTGCAAGCGCTGGGGCTGACCTACCCGCAGTATCTGGCGATGATGGTGCTGTGGGAAAAGGACGGTTTGACCGTGGGCGAAATCAGCACGCGATTGCTGACCGATCCAGGCTCGCTGACGCCGTTGCTCAAGCGTCTGGAAGGCGAAGGTCTGCTCAGTCGAACCCGCAGCCGTGAAGACGAACGGGTGGTGATCGTCGAGCTGACGCCGCAGGGCCGCGCCCTTCGTGAGCAAGCCAAAAGCGTTCCGCAGTGCATCCTCGGCGCCAGTGGCTTTACCGTCGAGCGACTGCAAAACCTGCAAGCGGAACTGCAAGTGCTGCGCAGTCATCTGCAAGACAGCCTGACCGGATAA
- a CDS encoding universal stress protein has protein sequence MIRSMLYATDLGLYAPLVMQHALALARTFNADLYVVHAVEPMGLFAESVLQSYLDEQALNEFHSQGLKTVIANIEQRVLDSFREELGEDGEQDLQRIRAVRVLQGDPSQVILDQVEKLSVDLLIVGTHSHGVGAETPLGRTATRVLQLAKVPVYLVPLVERRRREDR, from the coding sequence ATGATTCGTTCGATGCTGTATGCCACTGACCTCGGTCTGTACGCACCTTTAGTGATGCAGCATGCCTTGGCACTGGCGCGGACATTCAATGCCGACTTGTATGTGGTGCATGCAGTGGAACCTATGGGACTGTTCGCCGAATCGGTGTTGCAGAGCTATCTCGACGAACAGGCATTGAACGAATTTCACAGTCAGGGTCTGAAAACAGTCATCGCCAATATCGAACAACGGGTGCTGGACAGTTTTCGCGAAGAATTGGGGGAGGACGGCGAACAGGATCTGCAGCGGATTCGTGCGGTACGGGTACTGCAGGGCGATCCGTCGCAGGTGATTCTTGACCAGGTGGAGAAACTCTCTGTGGATTTGCTGATCGTAGGCACTCACAGCCACGGTGTCGGGGCGGAAACGCCTTTGGGGCGTACGGCGACCCGGGTCCTGCAATTGGCCAAGGTGCCGGTTTATCTGGTGCCGTTGGTGGAGCGCCGGCGTCGGGAGGATCGCTGA
- a CDS encoding LysR family transcriptional regulator, whose translation MNPNQLTDQLGLFLDVLESGSFSAVSRRHPLTPSAIARRIDSLESAVGSQLFIRSTHAVRATPAGLAFAERARRIVSELQLARAEAVSLSSAPEGLIRIDAPAAFGRRHLAPVIADFLVLYPGLDVQLHLIDSFIDMHGSNLGKVDLVLRAGQMADTRLVATPLASMVRIACASPDYLKRHGAPSHPAQLGEHDGLDWEGLAPPFAWRFELDGQMQLHRPSRIRMSANNAEALVCGALAGLGIAHLPTWLASEYLLRGELLPLFCETGLPQPETTGIYALRMEQQTNSRSRLLLEYLKTRFSPVPPWDLALQRELGRH comes from the coding sequence ATGAATCCCAATCAGTTGACCGATCAGCTCGGGTTATTTCTCGATGTTCTGGAAAGCGGCAGTTTTTCCGCGGTTTCCCGTCGTCATCCGCTGACGCCTTCCGCCATTGCTCGGCGCATTGATAGCCTGGAAAGCGCCGTCGGTAGCCAGTTGTTCATCCGCAGCACCCACGCTGTGCGGGCAACCCCGGCCGGGTTGGCGTTTGCCGAGCGGGCGCGACGTATCGTCAGCGAACTGCAACTGGCCCGTGCCGAAGCGGTGTCGTTGAGCAGTGCGCCGGAAGGCTTGATCCGCATTGATGCCCCCGCTGCGTTCGGTCGCCGCCATCTCGCGCCGGTCATCGCCGACTTTTTGGTGCTGTACCCGGGGCTGGATGTGCAGTTGCACCTGATCGACAGCTTCATCGACATGCACGGCTCGAATCTGGGCAAAGTTGATCTGGTGCTGCGCGCCGGGCAAATGGCCGATACGCGGCTGGTCGCCACCCCGCTGGCGAGCATGGTGCGCATCGCCTGCGCCAGCCCCGACTACCTCAAACGCCATGGCGCGCCGAGCCATCCTGCGCAGTTGGGTGAACACGACGGACTGGATTGGGAAGGCCTCGCCCCGCCCTTCGCCTGGCGCTTCGAACTGGACGGGCAAATGCAACTGCATCGCCCCTCACGAATCCGCATGAGCGCCAACAATGCCGAAGCCCTGGTGTGCGGCGCACTCGCCGGGCTGGGCATCGCGCATTTGCCGACCTGGCTGGCCAGTGAGTACCTGCTGCGCGGAGAGTTGCTGCCGCTGTTCTGCGAGACCGGCCTGCCACAACCGGAAACCACCGGTATCTATGCGCTGCGCATGGAACAGCAAACCAACTCGCGCAGCCGTTTGCTTCTGGAATACCTCAAGACCCGTTTCAGCCCGGTGCCGCCGTGGGATCTGGCGCTACAGCGAGAGCTGGGCCGGCACTAG
- a CDS encoding organic hydroperoxide resistance protein, whose translation MQTLYTAIATSTGGRDGRAISSDNILDVKLATPKELGGAGGAATNPEQLFAAGYSACFIGALKFVASQTKRKIPDDASITAHVGIGQIPGGFGLDIDLHISLPGLEQADAQSLVEAAHQVCPYSNATRGNVEVRLHTTV comes from the coding sequence ATGCAAACTCTCTACACCGCAATCGCAACCTCCACTGGCGGCCGTGATGGTCGTGCGATCTCCAGCGACAATATCCTCGACGTCAAACTCGCTACCCCGAAAGAACTCGGCGGTGCTGGCGGTGCAGCGACCAACCCTGAGCAACTGTTCGCTGCCGGTTACTCGGCCTGCTTCATCGGCGCACTGAAATTCGTTGCCAGCCAGACCAAACGAAAAATCCCCGACGACGCCTCGATCACCGCCCACGTCGGTATCGGCCAGATCCCTGGCGGTTTCGGTCTGGACATCGATCTGCACATCAGCCTGCCAGGCCTGGAGCAAGCGGATGCACAGAGCCTGGTCGAAGCGGCGCACCAGGTCTGCCCGTACTCCAACGCCACTCGCGGTAATGTTGAAGTACGTCTGCACACCACCGTTTGA
- a CDS encoding LysR substrate-binding domain-containing protein has translation MSAYPSIDTDVLRTFVAIADQGGFTRAGEMVNRTQSAVSMQMKRLEEDVLQRQLFERDGRQVRLTAEGQVLLGYARRILKLHSEVFNTLREPHMVGTVRIGTPDDYVMRFLPGILSRFAQFYPLIQIEVHCESSKQLLQRTDLDLSIVTREPGNEIGQLLRKERFVWAEAQNFSAHEQTPLPLAMFNSDCFCRLWACNALDAMGRDYRIAYNSTSLSALMAVVSAGLAITAQLESLITPDMRILGAAEDLPLLPEASIMLIRNLNNPSPITECLAEHIVEGFKL, from the coding sequence TTGTCGGCCTATCCCAGTATCGATACCGATGTCCTGCGCACCTTCGTCGCAATCGCCGACCAGGGCGGTTTCACCCGCGCTGGCGAAATGGTCAACCGCACGCAATCGGCCGTGAGCATGCAGATGAAGCGTCTGGAAGAAGACGTTCTGCAACGCCAGCTGTTCGAGCGCGATGGCCGCCAGGTACGCCTGACCGCCGAAGGTCAGGTGCTGCTCGGCTATGCGCGGCGCATCCTGAAATTGCACAGCGAAGTGTTCAACACCCTGCGTGAGCCACACATGGTCGGCACCGTGCGCATCGGTACGCCGGACGATTACGTGATGCGGTTTCTGCCGGGAATCCTGTCGCGGTTCGCCCAGTTCTATCCGCTGATTCAGATCGAAGTGCACTGCGAGTCCAGCAAACAGCTGTTGCAGCGCACCGATCTGGATTTGTCGATCGTCACCCGCGAGCCGGGCAACGAGATCGGCCAGTTGCTGCGCAAGGAGCGATTCGTCTGGGCTGAAGCGCAAAACTTCAGCGCCCACGAGCAGACGCCGCTGCCACTGGCGATGTTCAACAGTGATTGTTTCTGCCGCTTGTGGGCGTGCAATGCGCTGGACGCGATGGGCCGCGACTACCGCATCGCCTACAACAGCACCAGCCTGTCGGCGCTGATGGCGGTGGTGAGCGCGGGTCTGGCGATCACCGCGCAACTGGAGAGCCTGATCACCCCGGACATGCGCATTCTCGGCGCCGCCGAAGATTTGCCGCTGCTGCCCGAGGCCAGCATCATGCTGATCCGCAACCTGAACAATCCGTCGCCGATCACCGAATGCCTGGCCGAGCACATCGTCGAAGGCTTCAAACTTTAA
- a CDS encoding winged helix-turn-helix domain-containing protein — MPATLAFSLKQARRLALAAQGFNGRQPLTVKAPHVNRLIERLGLLQIDSVNAVVRSHYLPLFSRLGSYPSTLLDQAAWSSGRRRTLFEYWGHEASLLPLAMYPLLGWRMQRAKRGEDIYQQLAKFGREQQDTIRRVMASVEAQGALGAGSLSTREDKAGQWWDWSAEKHALEWLFAAGEVTVAGRRGFERLYDLPERVIPAPILQQPLPDEAEGQRGLLLHAAQALGVGTEKDLRDYFRLNPADARPRLAELVEDGQLQTCEVAGWRQIAYCLPQPKVPRKVVASALLSPFDSLIWERSRTERLFDFRYRLEIYTPQDKRVFGYYVLPFLHNERIAARVDLRAERASGRLAVHAVHEEEPGLDDQGMLALALNLRQMADWLGLARVQLNCQRESAGRLRVALAEICSD, encoded by the coding sequence ATGCCCGCGACTCTGGCCTTTTCCCTCAAACAGGCGCGACGTCTGGCGCTGGCTGCCCAAGGGTTCAACGGGCGCCAGCCGCTGACCGTCAAGGCGCCGCACGTCAACCGGCTGATTGAACGGCTGGGGCTGTTGCAGATCGACTCCGTCAACGCGGTGGTGCGCTCGCACTACTTGCCGCTGTTTTCTCGTTTGGGTTCATATCCATCCACTCTGCTCGACCAGGCCGCCTGGAGTTCGGGGCGCCGTCGCACGCTGTTCGAATACTGGGGCCACGAAGCATCGTTGCTGCCGCTGGCGATGTATCCCTTGCTGGGGTGGCGGATGCAGCGCGCGAAACGTGGCGAGGACATCTATCAACAATTGGCGAAGTTCGGACGCGAGCAACAAGACACGATTCGTCGGGTTATGGCTTCGGTTGAAGCGCAGGGCGCGTTGGGCGCTGGCAGCCTTTCGACCCGCGAGGACAAGGCCGGTCAGTGGTGGGACTGGAGCGCGGAAAAGCATGCACTGGAATGGTTGTTCGCCGCCGGCGAAGTGACCGTGGCCGGGCGCCGCGGTTTTGAGCGATTGTATGATTTGCCGGAGCGGGTCATCCCTGCGCCGATTCTGCAGCAGCCGTTGCCGGATGAAGCCGAGGGCCAGCGTGGTCTTCTGCTGCACGCGGCCCAGGCACTCGGCGTCGGCACGGAAAAGGATCTGCGCGATTACTTCCGTTTGAACCCGGCCGATGCGCGACCGCGTCTGGCGGAGCTGGTCGAGGACGGGCAGTTGCAAACCTGCGAAGTCGCCGGCTGGCGACAGATCGCCTACTGTCTGCCGCAGCCGAAAGTCCCGCGTAAAGTCGTCGCCAGTGCGCTGTTGTCGCCGTTCGATTCGCTGATCTGGGAGCGCAGTCGTACCGAGCGACTGTTTGATTTCCGCTATCGGCTGGAAATTTATACGCCGCAGGACAAGCGGGTCTTCGGCTATTACGTATTGCCGTTCCTGCACAACGAGCGGATTGCTGCGCGGGTCGATCTGCGCGCCGAGCGGGCGTCGGGGCGGTTGGCGGTGCATGCGGTGCACGAGGAAGAGCCGGGGCTGGATGATCAGGGGATGTTGGCGCTGGCGCTGAATTTGCGGCAGATGGCCGATTGGCTGGGGCTTGCGCGGGTGCAGCTTAATTGTCAGCGCGAGAGTGCAGGGCGATTGCGGGTGGCATTGGCTGAAATCTGTAGTGACTGA
- a CDS encoding sulfite exporter TauE/SafE family protein, producing MIEFLLYLLFGAALGTLGGIFGIGGGLIAIPLLGVWFGLDQQIAQGTALVMVVPNVMLALWRYHQRNRIELRHALPLAVMGFCFAWIGSIWAVGIDAQTMRIGFVAFLVVLSAYNLLKMFGKKTAVTSEMRYSWPWLGVLGAASGTMGGLFGVGGAVVATPVLTSLFGTTQVVAQGLSLALALPSTGVTLVTYAVHHEVDWMIGLPLAIGGLASISWGVKIAHAMPERLLRGLFCGFLVLCAVMLAFKV from the coding sequence GTGATCGAGTTTTTGTTGTACCTGTTGTTTGGCGCGGCTCTGGGCACACTGGGCGGGATATTTGGCATCGGCGGTGGTTTGATCGCCATTCCGCTGCTGGGTGTGTGGTTCGGCCTGGATCAACAGATTGCCCAAGGCACGGCGCTGGTGATGGTGGTGCCTAACGTGATGCTGGCGCTGTGGCGCTATCACCAGCGCAATCGCATCGAACTGCGCCATGCGCTGCCGCTGGCGGTCATGGGCTTCTGCTTTGCGTGGATCGGCTCGATCTGGGCGGTGGGCATCGATGCGCAAACCATGCGCATCGGCTTCGTCGCGTTCCTTGTGGTGCTCTCGGCGTACAACCTGCTGAAGATGTTCGGCAAAAAAACTGCGGTGACCTCCGAGATGCGTTACTCATGGCCATGGCTGGGTGTGCTCGGCGCAGCGTCGGGGACCATGGGTGGCTTGTTCGGCGTCGGCGGGGCCGTGGTGGCGACGCCCGTGCTGACCAGTCTGTTCGGCACCACGCAAGTGGTTGCCCAAGGCTTGTCGCTGGCGCTCGCATTGCCGAGCACCGGCGTGACGCTGGTGACGTACGCGGTGCATCACGAAGTGGACTGGATGATCGGTCTGCCGCTGGCCATCGGCGGTCTGGCCAGCATCAGTTGGGGCGTGAAAATCGCCCACGCGATGCCGGAAAGGCTCTTGCGCGGGCTGTTCTGTGGTTTTCTGGTGCTGTGTGCGGTGATGCTCGCCTTTAAAGTTTGA